The proteins below come from a single Stigmatopora argus isolate UIUO_Sarg chromosome 11, RoL_Sarg_1.0, whole genome shotgun sequence genomic window:
- the oga gene encoding protein O-GlcNAcase isoform X1 produces MRNGCKQEELIEIKRDQIPLKERPLRLNQPYNGSFSNNSKKLSCKIRKRFSDKALETTQVEAGPSTSPALEEACAASPGLTKESEETTVETTGHRKFISGVVEGFYGRPWTMEQRKELFRRQQKWGLNTYLYAPKDDYKHRMFWRELYSVEEAEQLITLIGAAKEYCTEFIYAISPGLDITFSNQKEVTALKRKLDQVTHFGCKSFALLFDDIDHNMCPADKEVFSSFAHAQVSITNEIYQYLGEPETFLFCPTEYCGTFCYPNVPQSPYLHTVGEKLLPGIDILWTGPKVVSKDITVESIEEVSKILRRAPVIWDNIHANDYDQKRLFLGPYKGRSTELIPRLKGVLTNPNCEFESNFVAIHTLATWYKSNMNGVRKDVVMTDGEDSTVSIQIKLENEGSDEELETDMLYSPQLALKLALTEWLGDFVVPHQYNSRQVPQSGAKSTVIDVSSVASPSLCAATTVTTVFQQPIMSPAMPPHLLEPHPMAKTPEQEEEVVEKKDSDEEPMEMVVEKLEEPDAVVSTEQKIEVPVSADKMADDLKPMDMDKESLAESKSFEESLQEDSGSDIAPMQTDDQLKQDVFVPGPTEKPLFTVEPLSIEDLCLLAELFYLPYEYGPKAMQMLKEFNWLRANSSVVSVNRQMKEDEKVAEWQLRAEKFEEMCCSVIQMFTRLSNSANRTILYDLYPYIWDIKSIISMVKSFVLWLDGRIHSTSFYCYWIDSGRWCRSQSSAQFPKGDQEPWAFRGGLAGEFQRLLPIDGANDLFYQPPPSLPTSKIYSIRPYFSKDEASVYKICKEMYYEGMEDEPFSEQESDLIGDKMVGGLLSLSPDYGFVLEDDEGICGYALGTVDVKPFIKKCEMSWIPFMQEKYHKPDGQKDLTEAEKMILSFHEEEEGLPESFLSNFPSLIRVDIHAKVTDPSVAKSMMGCLLSSLKANGSQGAFCKVRQTDKRMLDFYSKLGCFEVAKMEGFPKDIIIMGRSL; encoded by the exons ATGCGCAATGGGTGTAAACAGGAAGAACTAATAGAAATCAAACGGGACCAAATCCCTTTGAAAGAGCGACCGCTCCGATTAAACCAACCATATAATGGTTCATTTTCTAATAACTCGAAGAAATTATCGTGTAAAATCCGAAAGAGATTCTCA GATAAGGCGCTGGAGACGACGCAGGTGGAAGCAGGACCGAGCACCAGCCCAGCCTTGGAAGAGGCTTGTGCCGCGAGTCCAGGCCTGACGAAAGAGTCCGAAGAGACCACCGTGGAAACGACGGGCCACAGAAAATTCATCAGTGGAGTGGTGGAAG GCTTTTATGGGCGACCATGGACAATGGAACAACGAAAAGAGTTGTTCAGGAG GCAGCAGAAATGGGGGCTGAATACATACCTTTATGCCCCCAAAGATGACTACAAACACAGAATGTTCTGGAGGGAACTATATTCTGTCGAAGAAGCAG AGCAACTTATCACTCTAATTGGAGCAGCCAAAGAATACTGCACTGAGTTCATCTATGCAATTTCTCCTGGACTTGACATCACTTTCTCCAATCAGAAAGAGGTCACAGCGCTCAAGAGAAAACTTGACCAG GTGACACACTTTGGTTGCAAGTCATTTGCCTTACTTTTTGATGACATCGATCACAACATGTGCCCTGCCGACAAGGAAGTTTTCAGCTCCTTTGCACACGCTCAGGTCTCCATCACCAATGAAATCTACCAATACCTTGGAGAGCCAGAAACCTTTTTATTCTGTCCcacag AGTATTGTGGAACTTTCTGCTACCCAAATGTCCCTCAATCTCCTTACCTTCACACGGTAGGAGAAAAGTTGCTCCCTGGGATCGACATTCTTTGGACAG GACCAAAAGTGGTATCCAAAGACATCACAGTTGAGTCAATAGAGGAAGTATCCAAAATTTTGAGAAGAGCCCCTGTGATCTGGGACAATATTCATGCCAATGACTATGACCAGAAGAGGCTCTTCTTGGGTCCTTACAAGGGTCGATCCACAGAACTCATTCCCAGACTCAAGGGTGTCCTCACCAACCCTAACTGCGAGTTTGAGTCCAACTTTGTTGCCATTCACACCCTGGCCACCTGGTATAAGTCTAACATGAATGGCGTGCGCAAGGATGTGGTCATGA CTGACGGTGAGGACAGCACTGTTTCCATCCAAATTAAGTTGGAGAATGAGGGTAGTGATGAAGAACTGGAAACTGACATGCTCTACAGTCCCCAGCTTGCCCTGAAACTTGCACTCACAGAATGGCTTGGAGATTTTGTTGTGCCTCATCAATACAACA GCCGGCAGGTGCCTCAGAGTGGTGCCAAAAGTACAGTTATCGATGTATCCTCGGTGGCCTCTCCTTCTCTTTGCGCGGCCACAACGGTGACGACTGTGTTCCAGCAGCCCATAATGTCTCCAGCCATGCCGCCTCACCTACTGGAGCCTCATCCAATGGCAAAAACTCCTGAACAGGAAGAGGAGGTA GTGGAGAAGAAGGATTCTGACGAGGAACCCATGGAGATGGTGGTGGAGAAGCTGGAGGAGCCTGACGCCGTGGTGAGCACGGAGCAGAAAATTGAGGTCCCAGTCTCTGCTGACAAGATGGCAGATGATCTTAAACCCATGGATATGGACAAAGAGAGCTTGGCAGAGTCCAAGTCTTTTGAAGAGTCCCTACAGGAGGACTCTGGGAGTGATATTGCCCCCATGCAGACAGACGATCAACTCAAGCAG GATGTGTTTGTGCCTGGTCCCACTGAAAAGCCACTGTTCACCGTGGAGCCACTCTCTATCGAGGACCTGTGTCTGCTGGCGGAACTCTTTTACCTGCCGTACGAGTACGGCCCCAAGGCCATGCAGATGTTGAAGGAGTTCAACTGGCTGAGGGCTAACAGTAGCGTCGTTAGTGTTAACCGCCAGATGAAAGAAGATGAGAAG GTTGCAGAATGGCAATTGAGGGCGGAGAAGTTTGAGGAGATGTGCTGCTCAGTCATACAGATGTTTACGCGCCTGTCGAATTCAGCCAACCGCACCATCCTATATGACCTCTACCCTTACATCTGGGACATCAAGAGCATCATTTCAATGGTCAAGTCCTTTGTCCTATGGCTAG ATGGAAGAATCCACAGTACAAGTTTCTACTGCTATTGGATCGACAGTGGCCGAT GGTGTCGTAGTCAGTCCTCAGCACAATTCCCTAAAGGAGACCAAGAACCGTGGGCCTTTAGGGGAGGTCTAGCAGGAGAGTTCCAG AGATTATTGCCAATCGATGGGGCAAACGATCTTTTCTACCAGCCTCCACCTTCCCTGCCAACCTCCAAAATCTATTCGATACGGCCGTATTTTTCCAAAGATGAG GCTTCAGTCTATAAAATCTGTAAAGAAATGTACTATGAAGGAATGGAAGATGAGCCGTTCTCTGAGCAAGAATCAGACCTCATTGGGGATAA AATGGTTGGAGGTCTTCTGTCTCTGAGCCCAGACTACGGCTTCGTGCTGGAGGATGACGAAGGCATCTGCGGCTACGCGCTGGGCACGGTGGACGTCAAACCTTTTATTAAGAAATGCGAGATGAGCTGGATTCCTTTCATGCAAGAGAAGTACCACAAACCTGACGGTCAGAAAGACCTGACGGAAGCTGAG AAGATGATTTTAAGTTTCCACGAGGAAGAGGAAGGCCTTCCAGAATCTTTTCTGTCCAATTTCCCCTCACTCATCAGGGTTGACATCCATGCCAAGGTCACCGATCCCAGTGTGGCTAAAAGTATGATGGGATGTCTACTATCTTCCCTCAAAGCTAACG GTTCCCAGGGTGCTTTCTGCAAGGTGCGCCAGACTGACAAGAGAATGTTGGACTTCTATAGTAAGCTTGGCTGCTTTGAGGTGGCCAAGATGGAGGGCTTTCCCAAGGATATCATCATCATGGGACGAAGCCTATGA